The Verrucomicrobiota bacterium DNA window GAGTCAGCGCCAACACCTCCCGGGCGGAGCGCAACGATTCTGCCTGGCCGTGTTCGATCATCATCGAGGCACACACGATCGCCAACCAGCGTTGCCCTCTGCGCGCGCCGCATTCCACAGATCAATCCTGGAGGCATAAGGGCATGGAAACTCAAGCAGGATGTTGGACCGTTTACACCATCAAGCCAAGATCCGTCTTTCCGAAGAGCTCAAGATTGGAATAAAGATTCAGAAAAACCGAGGGTAGATCGGCTTCGGCGACTCCGAGCCAGCGTGCCAATGTCGCACCCAACTGCTCGGTGGACGTCGACGGAATGAGCGTGCCGCGCGTTCCCGAATCATCCGGCCCTCGGAGGCTCAAGTTCGGAAATGTTCCGTGAACGCGTCCGCCCAGCACCGCCCCGCCGAGCAGGAGTTGATGATTACCCCAGCCATGGTCACTGCCGGATCCGCTGGGTTGGAGAGAGCGTCCGAAGTCGGATGAGGTGAAAGAGGTGACTTGATTTTCCACCCCC harbors:
- a CDS encoding DUF1501 domain-containing protein; amino-acid sequence: MLRQVSEGLAAFYKALKDEMGVENQVTSFTSSDFGRSLQPSGSGSDHGWGNHQLLLGGAVLGGRVHGTFPNLSLRGPDDSGTRGTLIPSTSTEQLGATLARWLGVAEADLPSVFLNLYSNLELFGKTDLGLMV